A portion of the bacterium genome contains these proteins:
- the mnmA gene encoding tRNA 2-thiouridine(34) synthase MnmA — MSGGVDSAVAAARCVADGHDVIGLSLRLARGGDGGCCSLDDFEDARAVCERLGVPHYVLDFTDAFEAAVVRPFVAEYLAGRTPNPCARCNQHVKFDRLWQRARELGADALATGHYARVALDPATGRRRLRMAVDAGKDQTYFLFMLDHAALGRTLFPVGELTKTEVRAQAAALGLPVADKPESMEVCFVPRGDAAAFVAAQAPASALRPGRIVDGDGTLLGTHAGVHRFTVGQRRGLGVAAGAPRYVRALDAASGTVTVGTAGELAAPGLVARECTWSGGAPPVGTPLAVRIRHRHRPLPARLEALAGERAAVRFETAGPAVTPGQAAVFYQGDVVLGGGWIAEALS, encoded by the coding sequence ATGAGCGGCGGCGTCGACAGCGCGGTGGCGGCCGCCCGCTGCGTCGCCGACGGGCACGACGTCATCGGGCTCTCGCTGCGTCTCGCCCGCGGCGGCGACGGCGGCTGCTGCTCGCTCGACGACTTCGAGGACGCGCGCGCCGTGTGCGAGCGTCTCGGCGTGCCGCACTACGTGCTCGACTTCACCGACGCCTTCGAGGCCGCCGTGGTGCGGCCGTTCGTGGCCGAGTACCTGGCCGGCCGCACCCCCAACCCGTGCGCGCGCTGCAACCAGCACGTGAAGTTCGACCGCCTGTGGCAGCGGGCCCGCGAGCTCGGTGCGGACGCGCTCGCGACCGGCCACTACGCCCGCGTCGCGCTCGACCCGGCGACCGGCCGGCGCCGCCTGCGCATGGCGGTCGACGCCGGCAAGGATCAGACGTACTTCCTCTTCATGCTCGACCACGCGGCGCTCGGCCGCACGCTGTTCCCGGTCGGCGAGCTGACCAAGACCGAGGTGCGCGCCCAGGCGGCCGCCCTGGGGCTGCCCGTCGCCGACAAGCCGGAGAGCATGGAGGTGTGCTTCGTGCCCCGCGGCGACGCCGCGGCCTTCGTCGCCGCCCAGGCGCCGGCGTCGGCGCTGCGCCCCGGGCGCATCGTCGACGGCGACGGCACCCTGCTCGGCACCCACGCGGGCGTGCACCGCTTCACGGTGGGCCAGCGGCGCGGGCTCGGCGTCGCCGCCGGTGCCCCGCGTTACGTGCGGGCCCTCGACGCGGCCAGCGGGACGGTGACGGTCGGGACCGCGGGCGAGCTGGCGGCACCGGGGCTGGTCGCACGCGAGTGCACCTGGAGCGGCGGCGCACCCCCCGTGGGGACGCCACTCGCGGTGCGCATCCGCCATCGCCACCGGCCGTTGCCCGCGCGGCTCGAGGCCCTCGCCGGCGAGCGCGCCGCCGTCCGCTTCGAGACCGCCGGGCCCGCGGTGACGCCGGGGCAGGCGGCGGTCTTCTATCAGGGCGACGTCGTCCTCGGCGGCGGCTGGATCGCGGAGGCGCTGTCGTGA
- the cimA gene encoding citramalate synthase, translating to MTAAPPTVQLYDTTLRDGCQSEDVNFTLDDKLRVVELLDELGVAIVEGGWPGSNPRDEEFFRAMKTRRLEQARIAAFGATRRAGVTADRDRNLEACLRAGTPVVTLVGKTWDLHVREDLRIPLEENLDVIRDSIGFVAARVDEAIFDAEHFFDGFAANRDYALAAIAAAAEAGAAIVCLCDTRGGSLPAQIAAAVDAARAAVPAVRLGIHCHNDCELAVANSLAAVEHGCVQVQGTMNGFGERCGNANLCSVIPALQLKQGRRVVGDAQLRRLADVSRVVYELANLEPNKRQAFVGQSAFAHKGGLHVAAVQKNRATYEHIDPAVVGNAQRVLVSDLAGRSNLLAKAREFGLDLADDQPAVQRLLGELKELEARGYAYEGADASFELLMRKALEGGRRRFFTLIGFRVIDEKRHEGEPPIAEATIMLRGPDGRVEHTAAQGEGPVNALDTALRKALAKFYPEVDAVRLHDYKVRVLGGAEGTDALVRVLIESGDEHARWGTVGVSHDVIEASWQALVDSVDYKLHRARPE from the coding sequence ATGACCGCCGCTCCGCCCACCGTCCAGCTCTACGACACCACGCTGCGCGACGGCTGCCAGTCCGAGGACGTCAACTTCACCCTCGACGACAAGCTGCGCGTCGTCGAGCTGCTCGACGAGCTCGGTGTGGCGATCGTCGAGGGCGGCTGGCCGGGCTCGAACCCGCGCGACGAGGAGTTCTTCCGCGCGATGAAGACGCGCCGCCTGGAACAAGCGCGCATCGCCGCGTTCGGCGCCACGCGCCGCGCCGGCGTCACCGCCGATCGCGACCGCAACCTCGAGGCCTGCCTGCGCGCCGGCACGCCGGTGGTGACCCTCGTCGGCAAGACGTGGGACCTCCACGTCCGCGAGGACCTGCGCATCCCGCTCGAGGAGAACCTCGACGTCATCCGCGACTCGATCGGGTTCGTCGCGGCGCGCGTCGACGAGGCCATCTTCGACGCCGAGCACTTCTTCGACGGCTTCGCCGCGAACCGCGACTACGCTCTGGCGGCGATCGCCGCCGCGGCCGAGGCCGGTGCCGCCATCGTCTGCCTGTGCGACACGCGCGGCGGCTCGCTGCCGGCGCAGATCGCTGCCGCTGTCGACGCCGCGCGCGCCGCCGTGCCCGCGGTCCGTCTCGGCATCCACTGCCACAACGACTGCGAGCTGGCGGTCGCGAACTCGCTCGCCGCCGTCGAGCACGGCTGCGTCCAGGTGCAGGGCACCATGAACGGCTTCGGCGAGCGCTGCGGCAACGCCAACCTCTGCTCCGTCATCCCGGCGCTCCAGCTGAAGCAGGGCCGCCGCGTCGTCGGCGACGCGCAGCTGCGGCGACTCGCCGACGTGTCGCGGGTGGTCTACGAGCTCGCGAACCTCGAGCCGAACAAGCGCCAGGCGTTCGTCGGCCAGAGCGCCTTCGCGCACAAGGGCGGGCTGCACGTCGCCGCCGTGCAGAAGAACCGCGCGACCTACGAGCACATCGACCCGGCCGTGGTCGGCAACGCGCAGCGCGTACTGGTCTCGGACCTGGCCGGACGCTCGAACCTGCTCGCGAAGGCGCGCGAGTTCGGGCTCGACCTCGCCGACGACCAGCCCGCGGTGCAGCGCCTGCTCGGCGAGCTGAAGGAGCTCGAGGCGCGGGGCTACGCGTACGAGGGCGCCGACGCGTCGTTCGAGCTCTTGATGCGCAAGGCGCTCGAGGGCGGCCGCCGGCGCTTCTTCACGCTGATCGGCTTCCGCGTCATCGACGAGAAGCGGCACGAGGGCGAGCCGCCGATCGCCGAGGCGACGATCATGCTGAGGGGGCCGGACGGCCGCGTCGAGCACACCGCGGCCCAGGGCGAGGGCCCGGTGAACGCGCTCGACACCGCGCTGCGGAAGGCGCTGGCGAAGTTCTACCCCGAGGTCGATGCGGTTCGGCTGCACGACTACAAGGTGCGCGTGCTCGGCGGCGCCGAGGGCACCGACGCGCTCGTGCGCGTGCTGATCGAGTCCGGCGACGAGCACGCGCGCTGGGGCACGGTCGGCGTCTCGCACGACGTCATCGAGGCGAGCTGGCAGGCGCTCGTCGACAGCGTGGACTACAAGCTCCACCGGGCACGGCCGGAGTGA
- the mtaB gene encoding tRNA (N(6)-L-threonylcarbamoyladenosine(37)-C(2))-methylthiotransferase MtaB, which produces MSGPRVAIATLGCKVNAYDTATIADRLRAAGCTMVDAAAPADVFIVNSCTVTDVADAESRRLARRARRRNPDARVILTGCYAQTKPQEAAREQAIDHVIGLNRLDALVAAVTAAVPAVARVEVGDSRREARVATFGARTFSGQTRAFLKVQEGCDLFCTFCIVPMARGKSRSLGPREILAELEGLAARGFEEVVLTGVHLGGWGEDLSPRVGLAWLLDALVEQGLFRRIRLSSIDPHEVDEALVRRMAASPAICPHLHVPLQAADDGVLARMRRRYDTALAAERLAMIRALLPDASIGTDLIAGFPGEDDAAFERTLAFVAESPLTYAHVFPYSVRSGTTAAKLDGRVPAPVVTERARRLRALMDEKRTAFARRFDGADAEVLVETTRDPQTGTLRGYTRNYLRARLAGPDGWMGQVVPVRLRVTGGGRVEATAAA; this is translated from the coding sequence GTGAGCGGTCCGCGCGTCGCCATCGCCACCCTCGGGTGCAAGGTCAACGCCTACGACACGGCGACGATCGCCGACCGCCTGCGCGCCGCGGGCTGCACGATGGTCGACGCGGCGGCACCCGCCGACGTGTTCATCGTCAACTCGTGCACCGTGACCGACGTCGCCGACGCCGAAAGCCGCCGGCTGGCCCGGCGCGCGCGGCGCCGGAACCCCGACGCACGCGTGATCCTGACCGGCTGCTACGCGCAGACGAAGCCGCAGGAGGCCGCGCGCGAGCAGGCGATCGACCACGTGATCGGCCTCAATCGGCTCGACGCGCTGGTCGCGGCGGTGACGGCGGCGGTGCCGGCCGTCGCGCGCGTCGAGGTCGGCGACAGTCGGCGCGAGGCGCGCGTCGCCACCTTCGGCGCGCGCACCTTCAGCGGGCAGACGCGGGCGTTCCTCAAGGTGCAGGAGGGCTGCGACCTCTTCTGCACCTTCTGCATCGTGCCGATGGCGCGCGGGAAGAGCCGCAGCCTCGGCCCGCGCGAGATCCTGGCGGAGCTGGAGGGGCTCGCGGCGCGCGGCTTCGAGGAGGTCGTCCTGACGGGCGTCCACCTCGGGGGGTGGGGCGAGGATCTGTCGCCGCGCGTCGGGCTCGCCTGGCTGCTCGACGCGCTCGTCGAGCAGGGGCTGTTCCGGCGCATCCGGCTGTCGTCGATCGATCCGCACGAGGTCGACGAGGCGCTGGTGCGTCGCATGGCCGCGTCGCCGGCCATCTGCCCCCACTTGCACGTGCCGCTGCAGGCGGCCGACGACGGCGTGCTGGCGCGGATGCGCCGGCGCTACGACACGGCGCTGGCGGCCGAGCGGCTCGCGATGATCCGCGCGCTGCTCCCCGACGCGTCCATCGGTACGGATCTGATCGCGGGCTTCCCCGGCGAGGACGACGCCGCCTTCGAGCGCACGCTCGCGTTCGTCGCCGAGAGCCCGCTCACCTATGCGCACGTCTTCCCGTACTCCGTGCGCAGCGGAACGACCGCGGCGAAGCTGGACGGCCGAGTGCCGGCACCCGTCGTCACCGAGCGCGCGCGCCGGCTGCGTGCCCTGATGGACGAGAAGCGGACGGCGTTCGCGCGCCGCTTCGACGGCGCCGACGCCGAGGTCCTCGTCGAGACGACCCGCGATCCGCAGACGGGCACGCTGCGCGGCTACACACGCAACTACCTGCGGGCGCGGCTCGCGGGCCCGGACGGCTGGATGGGGCAGGTGGTGCCGGTGCGACTGCGGGTCACCGGCGGGGGACGGGTCGAGGCGACGGCGGCGGCATGA